The following proteins are encoded in a genomic region of Phaeodactylum tricornutum CCAP 1055/1 chromosome 1, whole genome shotgun sequence:
- a CDS encoding predicted protein, with translation MLAPRKKLWSTPDTVIAKAIAWVPLQPGDLVGDVGCGDGRVLLQWATAFSQTNGSQLSSWVSSRPNESIVSFIGIDVDYERVECANAALRVAREQGHIHPAVQVSFHCTNALDATDLYANVTVFFLYLIPRGLRILHPHLPRTARCILTYMSPLPDRTPIQRELVPVPHQPGAAWPLHLYSNRIDNVARAI, from the exons ATGTTGGCACCCCGGAAAAAGCTCTGGAGTACCCCCGATACGGTTATCGCCAAGGCCATTGCCTGGGTTCCCCTGCAGCCTGGAGACCTCGTCGGCGATGTCGGATGTGGAGAC GGTCGCGTGTTGCTTCAGTGGGCGACCGCTTTCAGTCAAACGAACGGGTCGCAATTGAGTTCGTGGGTTTCTTCCCGCCCCAACGAATCTATCGTCTCCTTTATCGGAATAGATGTAGATTACGAACGCGTAGAATGTGCGAACGCCGCCTTGCGTGTAGCCCGGGAGCAGGGACACATCCATCCAGCCGTGCAAGTCTCGTTTCATTGCACCAACGCACTCGACGCCACGGATCTCTACGCGAACGTGACCGTCTTCTTTTTATACCTGATTCCCCGGGGTCTGCGGATCCTTCACCCTCATTTACCACGGACCGCTCGCTGTATTCTCACCTACATGTCGCCCTTGCCCGACCGCACCCCGATCCAACGAGAACTGGTACCGGTACCTCATCAACCTGGAGCGGCCTGGCCTCTACACCTGTACAGCAATCGGATCGACAATGTTGCTAGAGCAATCTAG
- a CDS encoding predicted protein, whose protein sequence is MAFLGEDDDFFGTAQDDHDDERYRECVDGHELHSGLARADAAALAERFRNVGFHETYEEYQEVRLQEGFEAGYRETFDVSVRIGEILGNLAMKAKRAENEKEYVGDEKHSKIQQFYKTIAREWI, encoded by the exons ATGGCATTTTTGGGCGAGGATGACGATTTTTTTGGCACGGCACAGGATGatcacgacgacgaacgaTACCGTGAGTGTGTGGATGGGCACGAGCTACATTCCGGTCTAGCGCGAGCCGATGCGGCGGCCCTGGCCGAACGCTTTCGCAACGTGGGCTTCCACGAGACTTACGAGGAATACCAAGAAGTTCGCTTGCAAGAAGGTTTCGAAGCTGGATACCGAGAGACGTTCGACGTGTCCGTGAGAATAGGGGAAATACTAGGTAATCTTGCTATGAAAGCCAAGCGTGCCGAGAATGAAAAGGAATACGTCGGCGACGAGAAGCATTCTAAGATTCAGCAATTCTACAAAACGATTGCCAGGGAA TGGATCTAG
- a CDS encoding predicted protein — protein sequence MWKIRIVDDPLDVAGRNDATGVLLLQNKLAHATISLLDLFPDVPEVSGERIVQTALADFVSRQWTRDLHLVHTHHEQGCTFVVEALEKTTLHTRHRNRRNRSVSPHWTPYMLERTDIWCTPTGVLHVWVRVLAYNNDPTVVAGDHPSPVRRDCASDIFRHGQTCAVRTILASVVPADTATFVDAAQRHVATAMWQERLRVQLRAHNAVAFVADGSILPRKSGASHAPMASPPAIPFAAPVDSPLRRDVSVDLGPWKTYLSKPTLAATPGTWLVEETDTILTMTGLLIPRGVSLIVGGGYHGKSTILRCVAAGVYNKIPGDGREFCVTVDDAVTVRAEDGRYVNRCNVSAFIANLPVLPNSASDTVNITKSFSTGEASGSTSQAANVVEAMEMGASAFLVDEDVSAANFMARDGRMRALVMDESITPLLYRVNGLYQKHGISSVVVVGGVGDWLDVPDAVILMDKYVCHDATQKARSVSRQFSHGHVQYGGRGVVHRLNWESTGTPNPRRPTDAWSQKFDRQSTVISLLDGVQSLVLHHAEEDQAITNDEEEEEEAMIDLSRCEQLLGKKPQLYGCGLCVVWLLEASRQYPNLGLSDLLHKMDSAIDTEGLFNVVSAVGETNTSLQSESLPANVGLLIETLGCAFRPRRFEVGQALTRLRGIQLEELPVEEDLVEKAAREEEARKRQRLREIWEARRQKG from the coding sequence ATGTGGAAGATTCGAATCGTCGACGATCCTTTGGACGTGGCGGGACGGAATGATGCCACAGGAGTATTGCTTCTACAAAACAAGCTTGCGCACGCCACAATCTCGTTACTCGATCTTTTTCCGGACGTTCCAGAAGTGTCCGGCGAACGGATTGTCCAAACGGCGTTGGCCGACTTTGTGTCGAGGCAGTGGACTCGGGATTTACATCTCGTACACACGCACCACGAGCAGGGCTGTACCTTTGTGGTCGAGGCTTTGGAGAAGACGACGCTCCATACCCGCCATCGGAATCGAAGGAACCGATCCGTATCCCCGCACTGGACTCCGTACATGCTGGAACGCACCGATATTTGGTGTACTCCGACGGGTGTCTTGCACGTGTGGGTGCGGGTACTGGCCTACAACAACGACCCCACCGTCGTAGCGGGTGATCATCCCAGTCCGGTCCGAAGAGATTGCGCATCCGACATCTTTCGGCACGGGCAAACGTGTGCCGTACGCACCATACTGGCGTCAGTCGTACCCGCCGACACTGCCACATTCGTAGACGCTGCCCAAAGGCACGTTGCCACGGCGATGTGGCAGGAACGGCTGCGCGTACAGTTACGAGCCCACAACGCTGTGGCGTTTGTCGCCGACGGGTCCATCCTGCCACGCAAAAGCGGGGCCAGTCACGCTCCGATGGCCAGTCCTCCCGCTATTCCCTTTGCCGCACCCGTCGATAGTCCACTCCGACGAGACGTCTCGGTTGATCTCGGCCCGTGGAAGACGTATCTATCCAAACCAACGCTTGCAGCCACGCCCGGTACTTGGCTTGTCGAAGAGACGGATACAATCCTAACAATGACTGGTTTGCTGATTCCCCGGGGTGTTTCACTCATTGTGGGTGGCGGTTACCACGGCAAGTCGACGATTCTCCGATGCGTTGCCGCAGGCGTGTACAACAAAATTCCCGGTGACGGTCGTGAGTTTTGTGTCACCGTAgacgacgccgtcacggTGCGAGCCGAAGACGGGCGCTACGTGAACCGATGCAACGTGAGTGCTTTTATTGCCAATTTACCCGTCCTACCAAATAGTGCGTCCGATACAGTAAATATAACCAAGTCCTTTTCGACTGGTGAGGCATCGGGTTCCACCTCGCAGGCGGCCAACGTGGTGGAAGCGATGGAAATGGGAGCTTCGGCTTTTTTGGTGGATGAGGATGTGAGCGCGGCCAATTTTATGGCACGAGACGGAAGGATGCGGGCACTGGTCATGGACGAGTCCATCACGCCACTGTTGTACCGCGTAAATGGGCTGTACCAGAAACACGGCATCTCTTCcgttgtggtggtgggtgGTGTTGGTGATTGGCTGGACGTGCCCGACGCCGTCATTCTCATGGACAAGTACGTGTGTCACGATGCGACCCAAAAAGCTCGATCGGTCAGTCGGCAGTTTTCGCATGGACACGTGCAGTATGGTGGACGAGGGGTGGTTCATCGACTAAATTGGGAAAGTACAGGAACCCCCAATCCACGCAGGCCCACCGACGCATGGAGCCAAAAATTCGACCGCCAATCCACCGTTATTTCCTTATTGGACGGTGTTCAATCACTTGTTTTGCATCATGCTGAGGAAGATCAGGCTATTACAAatgacgaggaggaagaagaagaagctaTGATTGATTTGTCACGTTGTGAGCAACTGCTAGGGAAAAAACCTCAGCTGTACGGATGTGGTCTTTGCGTAGTTTGGTTGCTAGAAGCATCCCGCCAATACCCAAATCTAGGTTTGTCCGATCTTTTGCACAAGATGGATTCAGCCATTGACACGGAGGGACTATTCAATGTAGTCTCGGCGGTCGGTGAGACCAATACTTCGTTACAGTCCGAATCGCTTCCGGCGAACGTGGGACTGCTGATCGAAACGTTGGGGTGCGCGTTTCGGCCGCGTCGGTTCGAAGTAGGCCAAGCATTAACTCGTCTCCGTGGTATTCAACTGGAAGAGCTACCGGTAGAAGAAGATCTAGTGGAAAAGGCGGCAAGAGAGGAAGAAGCgaggaaaaggcaaaggctgcGGGAGATATGGGAAGCCCGACGCCAAAAAGGATAA
- a CDS encoding predicted protein yields MDSSIKQMPDKSIVDRQEWETVSILFPTNSGPDTNLCDYIGFDCKRLGERFLFPEQYDSASKEVRARLAMALKIAAAHAKVPLVERGWDMKRKQMRFECFRSRARGNKRKLEKNASSLEKKTRRSSSKRAPKGKQCVFRFHVYWLPEEKRWCLFGGTRGNCNTHCYHLPMEPSEVQKRLASINSKYNNAKSARDVTKGNAPPTVIGQSLELQTQDTGRGQMGNDHKELTEFPACQTIDSSAQCSLQKMRSGQLFGSNCTCGSSLVTVVHELARPSQQHGTNDGLERGEGGFCDETLDFPVDMEELNYFPEKVDESPYMHNLHLYQEMARLASFDQEAAELMTKLMREALEKMRIHVAERAGDAHFTDSRIRKERERHELRSSSYGPSEGSISSILPKKKRKDPPI; encoded by the coding sequence ATGGACAGCTCCATAAAACAGATGCCTGACAAAAGTATAGTTGACAGGCAAGAATGGGAAACTGTCAGTATACTCTTTCCAACCAATTCCGGGCCAGATACCAATCTTTGCGATTACATCGGTTTTGATTGCAAGCGCTTGGGGGAGCGCTTTTTATTTCCGGAACAATACGACTCTGCCTCAAAAGAAGTCAGAGCTCGTTTAGCCATGGCACTCAAGATTGCGGCTGCGCACGCAAAAGTTCCCCTCGTGGAACGGGGATGGGACATGAAGAGGAAACAGATGCGCTTTGAGTGCTTTCGAAGCAGAGCTCGTGGGAACAAGCGGAAACTAGAAAAGAATGCATCCAGCCTTGAGAAGAAAACTCGCAGATCTTCCTCTAAACGTGCACCCAAGGGGAAACAGTGTGTCTTTCGTTTCCATGTGTATTGGCTACCAGAAGAGAAGCGATGGTGTCTGTTTGGAGGTACTCGCGGAAACTGCAACACCCATTGTTATCATTTACCAATGGAGCCGTCTGAGGTTCAAAAGAGACTTGCGtccattaacagtaagtacaACAATGCAAAAAGTGCTAGGGATGTAACAAAAGGAAACGCTCCGCCAACTGTGATTGGGCAATCTTTGGAGCTCCAAACTCAAGACACTGGGCGGGGGCAAATGGGAAATGATCACAAAGAGTTGACTGAGTTTCCGGCATGTCAGACAATTGATAGTTCTGCACAGTGTTCCTTACAAAAAATGAGATCTGGTCAATtatttggatcaaattgTACCTGCGGGTCATCTCTTGTTACTGTTGTGCATGAGCTTGCAAGACCCTCTCAGCAACATGGAACGAATGATGGATTGGAGAGAGGAGAAGGTGGTTTCTGTGATGAAACTTTGGATTTTCCAGTGGACATGGAAGAATTGAATTACTTTCCAGAAAAAGTGGACGAGTCTCCTTACATGCACAATCTGCATCTCTACCAAGAAATGGCTAGGCTAGCCTCTTTTGATCAAGAAGCTGCAGAGTTAATGACAAAGCTCATGAGAGAAGCCTTAGAGAAGATGCGGATACACGTTGCGGAAAGGGCTGGTGATGCACATTTCACTGATTCAAGAATCAGAAAGGAACGGGAACGCCACGAGTTGAGGTCTAGCAGCTATGGTCCTTCAGAAGGTAGCATATCAAGTATAttgccaaaaaagaaacgaaaagatCCCCCTATTTAA
- a CDS encoding predicted protein, whose amino-acid sequence MRPSGFSLVFAQLFVVTIRDGGIVHGLLKPISANRRCCTLSTARRSSRKTTTVDIPGCNEQVADTVDSQECRSTVRRQSILAIGSAVATVMGSSECRPASAYDIGRRFPAELDASDNDGTFIDGRQRKLEQLQEQDLQRDSPLVLGPLSKLLSSGLWGSALWFLLGSRSNPLVTPLANVLYREDQQEWLKDRNDGLFGDIPLPFLLVLAVVFVALGFGADAMIVALSEGDRNISLQLAGVSLISGGALELGRIASGEKKPTREESDRDELLTEEFDIFAEKRLLQGGNCHRTDVVRSFRRYYAKYRQPDNPECPLSDLEIEQLLRNWGRPRGLEMSSAGFFSGIRINKDADVFVSRI is encoded by the coding sequence ATGAGACCATCTGGTTTCAGCTTGGTGTTTGCGCAATTGTTTGTCGTTACTATTCGTGATGGCGGCATAGTGCACGGGTTATTAAAACCAATTTCGGCCAACCGAAGATGCTGTACGCTTTCAACAGCTCGACGGTCGTCCCGTAAAACCACAACGGTAGACATTCCGGGATGCAATGAGCAAGTCGCGGACACAGTAGATTCACAAGAATGTCGGTCGACGGTTCGAAGACAGTCCATCCTAGCAATTGGCTCCGCGGTGGCGACAGTCATGGGTTCCAGTGAGTGCCGGCCAGCGAGCGCGTACGACATTGGTAGGCGATTCCCTGCCGAGCTGGACGCCAGCGACAACGATGGCACGTTTATTGACGGTCGGCAACGAAAGCTGGAACAGTTGCAAGAGCAAGATCTGCAACGTGATTCTCCGCTCGTTTTGGGACCTCTGAGTAAATTGTTGAGTTCCGGTTTGTGGGGTTCCGCCTTGTGGTTTCTTTTGGGATCGCGATCGAATCCGCTCGTCACGCCCCTGGCCAACGTGCTCTATCGCGAAGATCAGCAGGAGTGGCTGAAAGATCGCAACGATGGACTCTTTGGTGATattcctttgccatttttgtTGGTATTGGCGGTCGTGTTTGTAGCCTTGGGTTTTGGGGCCGACGCCATGATCGTGGCCTTGTCGGAAGGCGATCGCAACATTAGTCTGCAGCTAGCGGGTGTGTCGTTAATTAGTGGTGGGGCGCTAGAGTTGGGCCGCATTGCGAGCGGCGAAAAGAAACCAACCCGCGAAGAATCTGATCGGGACGAGCTTCTGACGGAAGAGTTCGACATTTTTGCCGAAAAACGGCTTCTACAAGGAGGGAATTGTCACCGGACCGATGTGGTCCGATCCTTTCGAAGATACTATGCAAAATATCGTCAGCCCGACAATCCTGAATGCCCTTTATCGGATCTAGAAATAGAGCAGTTGCTGCGAAACTGGGGCCGGCCTAGAGGTCTCGAAATGAGTTCCGCTGGATTTTTCTCTGGCATCAGAATCAACAAAGATGCGGATGTCTTTGTCAGTAGGATATAG
- a CDS encoding predicted protein produces MSSVSVQRAESMTPLRILDHPEETSGLPSVSVSPHHRLPHNPSPSPMHRPITGYTSMGSPIYGRLRSHSTGNAPRSPMCNAHNTMSISPIFAGTSALLKLPNLPNLPPEPDQTQRSMEAAITSERLRAKQMEEQEADMTADELRAVLKRERNRAGRIAADLAAIRSAAVQSQLEAEVVEEGRINGLMRRLEVLQQEKGRIIVELEREEEMLTNTLQKKLNQVRKEKAALEEQIESEKKSHNTLQTQLSDMRDRVAPHRADTQQEEMEEE; encoded by the exons ATGTCATCGGTCTCCGTGCAACGCGCGGAATCCATGACACCCCTTCGTATTCTGGACCACC CGGAGGAAACATCCGGGCTTCCGTCCGTGAGCGTATCCCCCCACCATCGTCTTCCACACAATCCGTCGCCATCGCCGATGCACCGACCCATCACGGGATACACGAGTATGGGCTCGCCAATTTATGGGCGCTTGCGGTCGCACTCGACGGGAAATGCTCCTAGGTCGCCAATGTGCAACGCCCATAATACAATGTCGATCTCTCCAATTTTCGCAGGTACTTCAGCCTTGCTCAAACTTCCCAATCTGCCCAATCTACCACCGGAACCGGATCAAACACAGCgatccatggaagccgcAATCACTTCTGAACGACTTCGTGCGAAACAGatggaagaacaagaagcgGACATGACGGCGGATGAACTACGGGCG GTGCTCAAGCGAGAACGGAATCGTGCCGGCCGTATTGCGGCCGACTTGGCCGCTATTCGCTCCGCCGCGGTTCAATCGCAACTCGAAGCGGAAGTGGTGGAAGAAGGCCGGATCAACGGTTTGATGCGCCGACTGGAGGTTCTGCAGCAAGAAAAGGGTCGCATCATTGTAGAATTGGAGCGTGAAGAGGAAATGTTGACGAACACGctgcaaaagaaattgaacCAAGTGCGCAAGGAAAAAGCCGCCTTGGAGGAACAAATTGAATCCGAGAAAAAGTCGCACAACACTCTGCAAACGCAACTTTCCGACATGCGAGACCGTGTGGCTCCACATCGTGCTGATACgcagcaagaagaaatggaagaagagtaG
- a CDS encoding predicted protein, which yields MPPSNRIHTLDDLSRAASPVGDGEDWGTLPAVDPDSNKTHAPSIPCFHLPSLPGAEQARNMLERVVREFAPIVHRRGYHVRSVSELCCCHDGLDFDNTVPRRRKRRRVASNVWGYNQTTFARGRPRSHTIHLRLRHATAHHRSHAYEDVAGTLAHELAHCEHSAHDTKFYKLMDEILDEHAALMASCLTRDGGRTRTPAFGGTGQALGGNSGIANLTAAQNRQQPLATVSKGYKLGGDGCFTQWMTPAEAAVVAAEARRRQQQLRLRGDRCCRPCTIEIFEGGEETENEEDRKPASLESSKKRPLVNVPTNALRPFRRSLTKPAPPQEVIDLTKECEDSASKDFPTLTAPKMAETSIGGKQPTATWSCGACTFTNKPKALACSICQTKRGSLTG from the coding sequence ATGCCTCCCAGCAACCGAATTCACACGTTGGACGATCTATCCCGAGCCGCCTCTCCGGTTGGTGATGGCGAGGATTGGGGCACCCTTCCAGCGGTAGATCCGGATTCCAACAAGACTCATGCCCCGTCAATCCCGTGCTTTCATCTACCCTCCTTACCCGGCGCGGAACAGGCCCGGAACATGCTCGAACGCGTCGTTCGCGAGTTTGCCCCCATCGTCCACCGCCGGGGCTACCACGTCCGCTCCGTCTCCGAGTTGTGCTGTTGCCACGATGGTCTCGACTTTGACAATACCGTTCCTCGACGCCGGAAACGACGTCGCGTGGCATCCAACGTGTGGGGGTACAACCAGACGACCTTTGCACGCGGACGGCCCCGTTCGCACACGATCCATTTGCGTCTCCGCCACGCCACGGCGCACCACCGTAGTCACGCGTACGAAGATGTCGCGGGGACGCTGGCGCACGAACTAGCGCATTGTGAACATAGTGCACATGATACGAAGTTTTATAAGCTCATGGACGAAATTCTGGACGAGCACGCGGCGTTGATGGCCTCGTGCTTAACGCGAGACGGGGGCCGAACACGTACGCCGGCGTTTGGGGGAACCGGGCAAGCGTTGGGTGGCAACAGCGGAATAGCGAACCTCACTGCCGCCCAAAATCGGCAACAACCTTTAGCAACGGTATCCAAGGGGTACAAGCTGGGTGGCGACGGCTGTTTTACGCAATGGATGACTCCTGCGGAAgcggcggtggtggcggctGAAGCGAGACGCCGGCAACAGCAGCTGCGTCTCCGAGGGGATCGCTGTTGTAGGCCTTGTACAATTGAGATTTTTGAGGGTGGTGAAGAAACAGAGAACGAAGAAGATCGAAAGCCAGCGTCTTTGGAATCATCAAAGAAGCGACCTCTGGTGAATGTGCCTACCAACGCGTTGCGACCATTTCGCAGAAGCCTTACGAAGCCGGCTCCTCCACAGGAGGTGATTGATCTCACAAAAGAGTGTGAAGACAGTGCTAGCAAAGATTTTCCTACCCTTACAGCTCCGAAGATGGCAGAAACCTCCATTGGCGGGAAACAACCGACAGCCACATGGTCCTGTGGCGCGTGTACATTTACGAATAAACCAAAGGCTCTCGCTTGTTCAATTTGTCAGACGAAACGTGGGTCACTCACAGGGTAG
- a CDS encoding predicted protein, protein MSSTSGSSADLKHLFCVRTVTCFVSLQSEDLNHCPKAGGDGLTSTIRKASDVLRHVQSVLEEHGYVVQTTRLVTNPFGEWLLPLTNGDTAITVRTTIAKIDRLLEQHDIEFCALGPARTVDELPVCINICSQSHRISCSARLEANDVAMARAAAETVIALSKLDHGPHVANGLANFRFCVASSNCNRDGSPIPFFPAATTILRTPGTEMTVAIGLENGALAHELIGRCRSIANIPTEFARDMTKALTPLQEACEKAVCDYNTSAGSAIRYLGMDTSLNPSLDPTLQGSVAAAIETLDEVQTFGGPGSLAAAAAITTSIQSLPGILQTGYCGLMLPVCEDRRLAELADSNAIRISDLLSVSHVCGVGVDTVPIAADSSIQELQGLMLDVVGLATRWGKSLSCRVFPVPGKRVGDITAFESPYMINAKILPIS, encoded by the coding sequence ATGTCATCTACCAGTGGTAGTTCGGCAGATCTAAAGCATCTTTTTTGCGTTCGGACGGTAACGTGCTTTGTGTCCTTGCAGTCGGAAGATCTGAATCACTGTCCCAAAGCCGGCGGCGACGGTCTCACGAGTACGATCCGAAAAGCTTCGGATGTGTTGAGGCATGTACAATCTGTACTAGAGGAACACGGATACGTAGTTCAGACGACTCGTCTAGTTACGAATCCATTCGGAGAATGGCTCTTGCCTTTAACCAACGGTGACACCGCGATCACGGTACGGACAACAATAGCTAAAATTGACCGTCTATTGGAACAGCACGACATTGAATTCTGCGCCCTGGGCCCGGCGAGGACGGTGGACGAACTACCCGTCTGCATCAATATTTGTTCACAATCCCATCGGATATCCTGTTCCGCTCGTTTGGAAGCGAACGACGTCGCAATGGCACGAGCAGCCGCGGAAACGGTGATTGCCTTGTCGAAACTGGATCACGGTCCCCACGTAGCGAACGGCCTCGCGAACTTTCGATTCTGCGTCGCCTCGTCAAATTGCAATCGTGACGGAAGCCCgattcctttctttccgGCCGCTACGACGATACTCCGGACTCCCGGTACGGAAATGACCGTGGCAATTGGCCTGGAAAATGGAGCACTGGCCCACGAGCTTATTGGCCGTTGTCGCTCGATCGCCAACATACCGACAGAGTTTGCCCGTGACATGACGAAGGCTCTTACTCCTCTACAGGAAGCATGTGAGAAAGCCGTTTGTGACTACAACACATCCGCAGGATCAGCTATACGGTACTTGGGGATGGATACAAGTCTAAATCCATCCTTGGACCCAACGTTGCAAGGTTCGGTTGCAGCTGCTATCGAAACACTAGACGAGGTTCAGACTTTTGGCGGACCAGGATCTTTGGCggctgccgccgccattaCGACTAGCATTCAGTCGTTACCTGGAATTCTACAAACGGGATATTGTGGTCTCATGCTTCCTGTCTGTGAGGACCGACGATTAGCCGAACTCGCCGACTCGAATGCAATCCGCATATCGGATCTCCTCAGTGTTAGCCACGTTTGTGGCGTCGGTGTGGACACGGTTCCCATTGCTGCCGATTCGTCTATACAGGAGCTGCAAGGGTTGATGTTGGATGTAGTGGGATTAGCTACCCGGTGGGGGAAGAGCTTAAGCTGCCGCGTGTTTCCTGTACCAGGCAAACGCGTCGGAGATATCACTGCTTTTGAATCTCCATATATGATCAATGCAAAAATTCTCCCGATTTCTTAG
- a CDS encoding predicted protein — MKSFTTTLFVCTIALLAGPACAWVIPKQLRHAAAAAAIAGAVATTPLVADAVSFSDKYSGFYNDPKHPGCERLITASGASASISLRDGTPGCNKGEKTKKYKVVGEIAGDKITVDFSGKGGPRNIEGSWTGDGIQWADGNKWSKL, encoded by the coding sequence ATGAAATCATTCACAACTACTCTGTTCGTTTGCACCATCGCCTTGTTGGCAGGCCCCGCATGTGCCTGGGTCATCCCCAAGCAATTGCGCCACGCGGCAGCCGCCGCGGCGATCGCCGGTGCCGTCGCGACAACTCCGTTGGTCGCTGACGCCGtgagcttttccgacaaatACTCCGGCTTCTACAACGACCCCAAACATCCGGGCTGCGAACGCCTCATTACGGCAAGCGGCGCTTCGGCCTCCATTTCCCTCAGAGACGGCACGCCTGGTTGCAATAAAGGcgaaaagaccaagaagTATAAAGTGGTCGGTGAGATAGCCGGTGACAAAATTACCGTGGACTTCTCTGGCAAAGGCGGTCCTAGGAATATCGAGGGATCTTGGACCGGGGATGGCATCCAGTGGGCAGATGGGAATAAGTGGAGCAAGCTCTAA
- a CDS encoding predicted protein gives MSETVAIPEDNDSNLLPRRSVVYCGACGMPPEYCPYGPDFETHCDPWLARHHPELRALLAERRGTVVTAPASVKPTTDVPTPARPAHPWTTADRLTAFYEQYVPDKVDSVPALLEKYAGKEDKLFLALTKKYGPEPSDPYYSDSADYDDDEESNDDDADDDDNRVPADGADVTSDSNQKNKKRRGAAAKKVSEGTVATRVVVQKISQRKRRHLTVIQGMETVPGIKLKDASKMFSKRFAGSSSVKETAVGTKEIIIQGDHQVDVAEMIVDKFGVAESCVFLDMDGDVVPLR, from the coding sequence ATGAGCGAAACCGTGGCCATTCCCGAggacaacgacagcaattTGCTGCCGCGGCGTTCAGTTGTTTACTGTGGTGCCTGCGGCATGCCCCCGGAGTACTGTCCGTACGGTCCGGACTTTGAAACACACTGCGATCCCTGGTTGGCTCGTCACCATCCCGAGCTACGTGCACTCCTCGCGGAACGACGCGGGACCGTCGTTACGGCACCCGCATCTGTGAAACCCACCACCGACGTCCCCACGCCGGCCCGACCCGCACACCCCTGGACGACGGCCGATCGGTTGACGGCCTTTTACGAACAATACGTTCCGGACAAGGTCGATTCCGTACCGGCTCTGTTGGAAAAGTATGCGGGCAAGGAGGATAAGCTCTTTTTGGCCTTGACGAAAAAGTACGGACCCGAACCGAGTGATCCGTACTACAGTGATTCTGCGGActatgacgacgacgaagagtcgaacgacgacgacgctgacgacgacgacaatcggGTGCCAGCGGATGGTGCCGACGTGACGAGTGATAGTAACcaaaagaacaagaagcGTCGCggagccgccgccaagaaaGTGAGCGAGGGAACCGTAGCCACGCGGGTCGTCGTCCAGAAAATATCACAGAGAAAAAGGCGTCACTTGACGGTCATTCAAGGCATGGAGACGGTGCCCGGAATCAAACTCAAGGACGCGTCCAAAATGTTCTCCAAACGATTCGCGGGAAGCTCATCCGTAAAGGAAACCGCCGTGGGCACCAAGGAAATTATTATTCAAGGAGATCACCAAGTAGACGTGGCGGAAATGATTGTGGACAAGTTCGGGGTAGCCGAGTCGTGTGTCTTTTTGGATATGGATGGGGATGTGGTTCCTCTGCGCTAA